Proteins co-encoded in one Prunus persica cultivar Lovell chromosome G6, Prunus_persica_NCBIv2, whole genome shotgun sequence genomic window:
- the LOC18772699 gene encoding cinnamoyl-CoA reductase 1 isoform X2 produces the protein MSKTGEVVCVTGGSGCIGSWLVRLLLDRNYTVHATVKDLKDEGETKHLEALEGAATRLRLFQIDLLDYNSIFAAINGCSGVFHLASPCIVDQVQDPEKELLDPAIKGTLNVLTAAKQAGVIRVVLTSSISAITPSPRWPSDKIKGEDCWTDIDYCTQKGLWYPLSKTLAEKAAWEFAKEKGLDVVVVNPGTVMGDVISPRLNASMVMLVRLLEGCTETYENFFMGSVHFKDVALAHILVYENKSATGRHLCVEAISHYGDFVAKVAELYPEYKVPRSLVS, from the exons ATGTCGAAGACAGGTGAGGTCGTATGCGTTACCGGTGGAAGTGGGTGCATTGGATCATGGCTCGTCCGTCTCCTCCTCGACCGTAATTACACCGTCCATGCCACTGTCAAAGATCTCA AGGACGAGGGTGAGACGAAGCATCTAGAAGCCCTAGAAGGAGCAGCGACGCGTCTCCGTCTCTTCCAGATCGACCTCCTCGACTACAACTCCATCTTCGCCGCCATCAATGGCTGCTCCGGCGTCTTCCACCTCGCCTCTCCTTGCATCGTCGATCAAGTCCAAGACCCCGAG AAGGAGCTTCTGGACCCGGCGATCAAAGGAACGCTTAATGTTCTGACGGCAGCGAAGCAGGCTGGGGTCATTCGAGTGGTGCTGACATCCTCCATCTCCGCCATCACTCCCAGCCCTCGCTGGCCGTCCGATAAGATCAAGGGTGAGGATTGCTGGACCGACATTGACTACTGCACGCAGAAGGGA TTGTGGTATCCATTGTCGAAAACTTTGGCAGAGAAAGCTGCGTGGGAATTTGCCAAGGAGAAGGGATTGGATGTGGTTGTAGTGAATCCTGGCACCGTGATGGGCGATGTCATTTCGCCCAGGCTCAATGCTAGCATGGTGATGCTAGTCCGCCTTCTTGAGG GCTGCACTGAAACATACGAGAACTTCTTTATGGGATCTGTGCATTTTAAAGATGTAGCTCTTGCACACATTTTAGTGTATGAGAACAAATCGGCCACTGGTAGGCACCTGTGCGTTGAAGCTATATCACATTATGGTGACTTCGTGGCCAAGGTAGCTGAACTTTACCCCGAGTACAAGGTTCCGAG GAGTTTGGTTTCCTGA
- the LOC18772699 gene encoding cinnamoyl-CoA reductase 1 isoform X1: MSKTGEVVCVTGGSGCIGSWLVRLLLDRNYTVHATVKDLKDEGETKHLEALEGAATRLRLFQIDLLDYNSIFAAINGCSGVFHLASPCIVDQVQDPEKELLDPAIKGTLNVLTAAKQAGVIRVVLTSSISAITPSPRWPSDKIKGEDCWTDIDYCTQKGLWYPLSKTLAEKAAWEFAKEKGLDVVVVNPGTVMGDVISPRLNASMVMLVRLLEGCTETYENFFMGSVHFKDVALAHILVYENKSATGRHLCVEAISHYGDFVAKVAELYPEYKVPSLPKDTQPGLLREKNGAMKLMNLGLEFIPMDQIIKDAVESLKSKGFIS, translated from the exons ATGTCGAAGACAGGTGAGGTCGTATGCGTTACCGGTGGAAGTGGGTGCATTGGATCATGGCTCGTCCGTCTCCTCCTCGACCGTAATTACACCGTCCATGCCACTGTCAAAGATCTCA AGGACGAGGGTGAGACGAAGCATCTAGAAGCCCTAGAAGGAGCAGCGACGCGTCTCCGTCTCTTCCAGATCGACCTCCTCGACTACAACTCCATCTTCGCCGCCATCAATGGCTGCTCCGGCGTCTTCCACCTCGCCTCTCCTTGCATCGTCGATCAAGTCCAAGACCCCGAG AAGGAGCTTCTGGACCCGGCGATCAAAGGAACGCTTAATGTTCTGACGGCAGCGAAGCAGGCTGGGGTCATTCGAGTGGTGCTGACATCCTCCATCTCCGCCATCACTCCCAGCCCTCGCTGGCCGTCCGATAAGATCAAGGGTGAGGATTGCTGGACCGACATTGACTACTGCACGCAGAAGGGA TTGTGGTATCCATTGTCGAAAACTTTGGCAGAGAAAGCTGCGTGGGAATTTGCCAAGGAGAAGGGATTGGATGTGGTTGTAGTGAATCCTGGCACCGTGATGGGCGATGTCATTTCGCCCAGGCTCAATGCTAGCATGGTGATGCTAGTCCGCCTTCTTGAGG GCTGCACTGAAACATACGAGAACTTCTTTATGGGATCTGTGCATTTTAAAGATGTAGCTCTTGCACACATTTTAGTGTATGAGAACAAATCGGCCACTGGTAGGCACCTGTGCGTTGAAGCTATATCACATTATGGTGACTTCGTGGCCAAGGTAGCTGAACTTTACCCCGAGTACAAGGTTCCGAG TTTGCCGAAGGATACCCAACCTGGATTGCTGAGGGAAAAAAATGGAGCGATGAAGCTAATGAACTTGGGTTTAGAATTCATTCCCATGGATCAAATCATCAAGGATGCTGTTGAGAGCCTAAAGAGCAAGGGATTTATTTCATAA